Proteins from one Candidatus Methylomirabilota bacterium genomic window:
- a CDS encoding SDR family oxidoreductase yields MKLTGKVALITNVSEFMGPAITEEFCREGASVALHDRNEAAAAPIAVIAAGLGREAQVLTGDLTRSAEADRVVDAVVARFGRLDILVNNSANPPTGSPTEQVTDAQWRAMMSRLLDEPFYCLRAALRVMRPAKRGKIINMSSAAAFPGLANYAAYSAARAGVNGLTKAVGREVAREGIQVNAIAQNYVENPTYFPTSLTNDPQKLARMVKNIPAGRLARGEESARLAVYLASEDADFFVGQVIPFSGGWVTP; encoded by the coding sequence ATGAAGCTCACCGGCAAGGTCGCCCTCATCACGAACGTCAGCGAGTTCATGGGCCCCGCGATCACGGAGGAGTTCTGCCGCGAGGGAGCCTCGGTCGCTCTCCACGACCGCAACGAAGCCGCCGCCGCGCCCATCGCCGTCATCGCCGCCGGATTGGGGCGCGAGGCGCAGGTCCTCACCGGCGATCTGACGCGCTCGGCCGAGGCCGACCGCGTCGTCGACGCGGTGGTCGCGCGCTTCGGCCGGCTCGACATCCTCGTCAACAACAGCGCCAACCCGCCCACGGGCAGTCCGACCGAACAGGTCACGGACGCCCAGTGGCGCGCGATGATGTCGCGGCTCCTCGACGAGCCCTTCTACTGCCTGCGCGCGGCGCTTCGCGTGATGCGCCCGGCCAAGCGCGGCAAGATCATCAACATGTCCTCGGCCGCGGCGTTCCCCGGGCTGGCCAACTACGCGGCGTACTCGGCGGCGCGAGCGGGCGTCAACGGCCTCACCAAGGCCGTCGGACGCGAGGTCGCGCGCGAGGGCATCCAGGTCAACGCCATCGCGCAGAACTACGTCGAGAACCCGACGTACTTCCCGACGTCGCTCACGAACGACCCGCAGAAGCTCGCGCGCATGGTGAAGAACATCCCGGCGGGCAGGCTCGCGCGCGGCGAGGAGTCGGCGCGGCTCGCGGTATACCTGGCCTCGGAAGACGCCGACTTCTTCGTGGGGCAAGTGATCCCGTTCTCGGGCGGATGGGTGACGCCGTGA
- a CDS encoding cupredoxin domain-containing protein produces MTALVKAGIGALVLGAALVAAFPSGAQEVPEVALQIEQNRFQPEEIRVKAGQAFVLVITNKDKGPEEFESKDLRIEKVIPAGKTVRLRMPALKAGSYAFVGEYHEKTAKGRIIVE; encoded by the coding sequence ATGACGGCATTGGTGAAGGCAGGCATCGGGGCGCTGGTCCTGGGCGCCGCGCTCGTGGCGGCGTTCCCGTCGGGGGCCCAGGAGGTCCCGGAGGTCGCGCTCCAGATCGAGCAGAACCGCTTCCAGCCGGAAGAGATCCGCGTGAAAGCCGGCCAGGCCTTCGTCCTGGTCATCACGAACAAGGACAAGGGGCCGGAGGAGTTCGAGAGCAAGGACCTCAGGATCGAGAAGGTCATTCCCGCCGGCAAGACCGTGCGCCTTCGGATGCCCGCGCTCAAGGCCGGCAGCTATGCATTCGTGGGCGAGTACCACGAGAAAACGGCCAAGGGCCGGATCATCGTCGAGTAA